ATCAGATGACTAGGATGACAATGCAGCAACCACAGACAATGCAACACGTACAACAAATGACTATTTGCTGCGAACTCTGTGGCGACAGTTATATGAGTGATATATGCCCCGTGAATCCAGAATCCATTTATTATGTGGGGCAACAGAACAGAGGTCCACCGAATCAGCATGCACAATACAGGAATTCTTACAatccaaattggaggaatcatcccaAATTCTCATGGGGTGGAAATCAGCAGAATCAGAATCAGCATAGACCCCAAGGGAATTTCAATCAGCCTTAGAGACCACCCCAACAAATGGAAGAAAGTACCAATGATCTGCTAAAGAAGTTATTGATTGACAATCAACAACTCAGGACCGACTTCAGAAATCTTGAAAGGCAAATGGGGCAGTTAGCAACAAATCAAAACACTAGACCTGCAGGCGCCCTCCCCAGTGATACAAAAAATAACCCTCAAGTGAATGTAGTTACACTTAGAAACGGGAGGGAGCTAGAGGAAGTGCCAAAGCAAAATAAAGACAAGCACATACCTGAGGGAGAGTTGATCCTAAAGTGACTCAAGAGCCAAAGAATGCTGCTGAAATTTCAGAGCCAGTGGAGGCCCCAAGACCACCACCACCTTTTCCCCAGAGATTGCAGAAAATgaatgatgatcgcatgttcaCAAAATTCCTCTCTATGTTGATCCAGGTTCAATTGAATATCCCACTTGTTGATGTGCTTCGTGAAATTCCAAAGTATGCTAAATACATAAAAGATATAATGGCTCACAAGAGAAGATTAACTGAATTTGAGATAGTGGCACTTACTGAGGAGtacacttcaagggtccaaaatgagctccctcaaaagcttaaggatcctggTAGCTTCACGATTCCTGTGCGCATTGGCAATATTGATGTGGGTCGTGCTCTTTGCGATTTGGGGGCAAGCATAAATCTAATGCCCTTGTCCTTGTTCAAGCAACTGGACCTAGGAGCTCCAAGTCCCACTACTGTGATGTTACAGCTGGCTGACAGATCGATAGCACACCCTgaaggggtgattgaagatgtgttgcTGCAGATTGGGAAATTCATCTTCCCTGTTGATTTCATTATCCTCGATTATGAGGCTGACGAactggttccaatcatattggggcgACCTCTCTTAGCTACTGGTGATGCAATTATCAAAGTGAGAGAGGGAAAGATGATTTTGAGGGTAGATGACAAGGAAGCAGTTTTTAATGTCTACAGAGCAATCCAACTTCCCCGCCACTATGAGGAGCTCTCAATGATATCTGTTGTTGAGGCCAATGAGCAGATTCATTATCCGAGTGTATATCTAGACGATTCTCTAGAGAAAGCACTTATGTTGCTTGATAGCTTGGGGGTTGATgaggaggttgaggagatgatgcACATCCCTGATACAGCTTGTGCGTACCTGCAAGGGACGCACCCCTTCGAGCCTTTGAATAGACCAGAGGAGCCTCCTCCAAAGTCGTCAATTGAGGAAGCCCCAAAATTTGAACTTAAACCCCTTCCACCTCACCTGCAATATGCTTATTTGGGTGACTCTGACACTTTACCTATTATTATCTCGTTTGACTTGTCTAAATTGTAGGAAGAAAAGCTGTTGAGAGTGCTACGTGAGCACAAGCGATCACTTGGGTAGACTATGTCTGACATTAAGGGCATTAGACCAGCCTTCTGCATGCACAAAATCCTTATGGAGGACAGACACAAGCCCAGTGTAGAGCAACAACGCCGACTCAATCCaatcatgaaagaggtggtaagaaaagaagtgattaagttgctcgatgcaggtattgtattttCTATCTCAGACAGCAAATGGGTAAGCCCCGTCTATTGTGTACCCAAGAAAGGGGGGATGACTGTAGTAGTTAATGAGAATAATGATTTAATACCTACATGAGCTGTCACCGGGTGGAGAATTTGCattgattatagaaaattgaacaaTGCCACCTAAAAGGACCACTTTCCCctcccctttattgaccaaatgcttgatagattagctcGCCAGAAGTACTACTGCTTCTTAGATGGTTACTTGGGGTATAATCAGATTGCTATAGCCCAGAggaccaagaaaagaccacttttACGTGTCTTTATGGCATGTATGCGTTCAAGCGAATGCCCTTTGGTATTtgtaatgcacctgcgacttttcaaaggtgtatgatggccatttttactGACATGGTTGTGAGATTTGTGGAAGTGTTCATCGACGATTTTTCTgtgtttggatgttcttttgataacTGCTTGATAAAGTAgttgctaggtgtgaagaaactaacttggtgctaaactgggaaaagtgccatttcatggtacgtgaAGGTATAGTCTTGGGGCACAAGGTGTCCAAAGATGGTTTGCAGGTGGACAAGGCAAAGGTGAAAGtgattgaaaaattgcctccACCGATATCCGTCaaaggcattcgcagtttcttgggccatgcaagtttttatcgtcgtttcattaaagatttcTTAAAAATTTCCTCTCCCTTGTGCAGGTTGCTTGAGAAAGATGTCTCCTTCAAATTTGATGATGCCTGTCTGAAGGCATTTGAGGAGCTGAAAGGAAGGTTGGTTACTGCACCAATCATAATTTCTCCGAATTGGGAGCAGCCATTTGAGTTGATGTGCGATGCGAGCGACTTGGCTATTGGTGCTGTCTTGGGGCTGTATGTGATTAACAGTCGCCTTATTCCCTCCAAAAATACTACGGAGGTGAATGGACCCCGGGCTGCATTGATTTGGTGTTTCATCAAGGGTCTTCCCTTCGACATGGCCAAAGTGATCCACGACGAGATGTTTATCCGATTCCTCCAACGCATGTGTGGGTTCTTTTTCCCATCCTTGGTGACTAAGATTTGCAAGAAAGTGTAGGTACCTGAAAATACTCGTGTGGACGGGCTGGTAAGAAAAAGCCACAAGATCCGACCTGGCAAGAACACCTCGTGGGGCAGCCCCAGCAGCAGCGGCAGGTGGAGAGGATGAGAGTGGTTCTGATGCATCGGAGGATGAAGAGGAAGAGAAAATGGATGTGGAGGCCGAAGCGCAGGCCCATGCGCCCAGCGCAACAGCTGCAGCACTGTCACGAGCAGTGTCCTCTTCAGGAACTGCCAGAGTGTCCTGGAACATCACATTGGAGCAGGAGGTGGCTGGTCTACGCACCTCCATGAATGATTTGGGCACTCGTGTGGACGCGATAGCTGACCGACAAGTCAAGTCGGAAAAGAAATTCATGGGTTGGCTGTGAGCTTTGGGGCGTGCGTGCAACGTGAACCCCAAAACCGTTTCCGATCAAGAGTAAAGCATCAAGGAAGTCTCTTTACCTCACTgctcttttaaattttaagccatggggacatgtcttcttttttaagtgtggggtgggggattcCTTCATTGTATGTTGTATGTAGTTGTACAAATTGCcgggttgttttgtttgtttcatGTTGACTTGATAGTTTTTGTTAAGCAGGAGtagttttttttgttaatttagatAAATGGCTCGGCCCGACGACAGATCCCTTTtgacggggttcttgagggactgagtcgagaaaaaaaaaactgaaaaaattgtAGGCTCTTCCTGATGACAGATCTTTTAGACGATTTTATTGAGGGAAGTGAGTctagagaaaacaacaaaaagattttttttattttttttcttaggtagtgtagcaattcccccttggtttttctttaaaccgcggttcttttccaagggtttagcttgaaccgggcataggtagtttttatttttgttttctttttgatttgtAGATTAGGGTAATGAGCAACGAGCTATAAAATTGAAAGAGAACCCATAGcattgacacacctgaacacaatagaccctagagtgtaacacttagtcctaattgttgaatctcactaaAAGTGCCTTAATTTTATGTTTGttactgaattgaatgctcgtaatggagtgtcttgataAGCTGAACTGGAATGAGTCTTATGCCATGTGTTGTGagttttgtgtagtccatgtattgtacttgtgtctagaacttgcccggtatgtgagttgaagtgaaattttaggtgatgctgggtttgaaaaatgatgttaggctttctttgacctttttgagcttaattgcttatcacaaataaaatttgtccctagttaacccttttgagcctttagacttttgtttggcacccgcattacaagcctatacccttttgttcttaattgacattgttttgatccttttacctcttaaagcacttcaATTGTGAGaggagcgctaaaagaagtaagaaggaaataagtgtggggtgacttttgagttgaaccaataaaaggatgaaagatgcacttatgttgtaaacgaatacaccactagcaaAAATTGAGTGACAAGAAGAATAAactggaaaaaaagaagaagagttgattacattgtgtcttgttccagctagtgggaatgaatcaatagagtgcttaaagaagaagggaatatttgtgggatgatattgtgtgtgaatgagaagtgggttgaagaatttgcgctAAAGATTGctcatgtgatgtgttaaagtgcttaggggttgagtcactattcctaaatacatcctacccatcccttagcccacattacaaccatgaaaaagtcctaatcaattttggatcgagctagcctacattagtagagatttacattaagggcaagcttatggtaccaattgcatgcatgcgacctcttttgtgagagtgagtgatttccttgatatatgtgagtatatgaattgaatgtggtggattgaactcaatttttgttgatgtaattgtgagggcatatgattcgTGACGGAAAACCAAGTCTTGACTTCTGtgtagagtactttgaggaagtgtgaatcttgcatggcacttgagagttgactttgaggctaggattattcactgctaggcgtaatacatgtacattgttctaggtgtaatacgttaagggaaatggttgagtgaaggaTTCTCTAGAGATTatagttgattgctcgaggactggCAATAGCtaaatctaggtgatttagctattgtttatgcttccgcttgattatattccaatgacatattatggttaattgatgaaaaataggctttaattgtgatatgtatacattTCAGGACGGGGAGCCTgtatgatgctttcaagaggatattagaatgatttatgagcaagaacaacccctcgaAGTTGAGTGCGAGCAAGGACGAGATGAAAAAATGGACGAAATCAAGCTCCAGGTGCGTAAAGAACGCGCGAAGGCGCGCATAAGAAAGGCCGAGGCAGAATCATGCGCGAATTTATGCGCGAGCTCGCGCGTGTTTGGTCCGGAAAAAcattatttaggggtaaaattggaaatctagagagaaacccacttaacctatataaagtcaagctaACCCAAGGTTAAATCATCAAGGGTTTTCATAgtttagtgcaagaaatagagaggcaagaggcaaggaggagttttgactatcaagttcttcttttcttctcttgtttttgctattttgtgatgaaattgaacttatttgggatgaacactagtatgagtggctaagacccattgttctagggtcatgggtaaaacatgaatgttgttgtttggagtttaatttgacaaagagggtttatcatattgggttgtttatttaattctgcgttcaattattttgctgagtagcgaacagtgaaatactatctacgaatctttagttgaactcgaaagtgggaactttagattgcatatagaattaaatagagcaagttcttgaacccgggtCTCAGGGAACAGATTCgcaattgggatagacatatacccaattgccttacttggttgaaatacaggaattgtaaatgcgttcttgttaatcttaattccatagacatataggcattgagttgacttgaataggcaagtaagaactcgacaaattcttatgagtaatatcaaccctgtcaatcaataacccagataaattGATTAGTCATTCTAAGCCAAGAACACAACATGATTGTTAACTATGcccgtgaccctggaatatcctctCCTACTGTTTGTTACTCGAAATTGCTATTCGTTTGGTTACTTGCTTTAGTTAGATTAATTCTTTATAGTttaagtagtaaaacaattacatctctCTTTTGTGAACAATCTCTTGGGTAGATACAGAAATTGGGCTTGAATCagtcaacagttaatcataagtcttcgtgggaacgatactctactcactactctattacttgacgatcatatgcacttgcgtgagtatttttggtcgcaacaagcaTTATGGAAAATAAAATGTTAGTATAATTAAAAGTAAAAAATTAAGTAATATCAAACTTATGGCCACTTGAGCTGCACTAACATACGCATAAATCAAGAGTTCAAAAATTTATCTAAGAATATTATCCTTCTTCACGAGACTCATCAAACTAATAATAGATTATTTTACATATATGCACCAATTAAGCCATAAGTCCTAATCCAATATAGAGTTGCAAGAACCAGGCTAAAATTGtcatacaaaaaaataaaacaaacagAGCACAAAAGGTAGCAAAAATATATGACTTGTCTTAGAAGGGACTGAGTTTGGACTTGGTATAGGCTAAGGGAAGACTAAGGACTAAGTTCACTTGTTGTGAGAGGGTTGACTCTTGATTAGCACTAACAGTTTGTCAAGGCGTGCAGTAGCGTAAGCTTGCTCTTTCTTCATCTCCTCCTTCAACTTCCCATTCTCCTCTTTTAATGAGGCAATCTCATCTTTTAGCCTCTCTTTCTCTTTATTGGCAATTTTCAGTTCATCGATCGAGCAATTGAGTTATCAGTCGATTTTCTTGAACTTACTCCTTAGGGACAATCACACTCCTTCAGCATTTGTTTGTCAAATATAtccttctttgtttctttcttcCCTTCTCCCAAAGGGACCTTGAAGTGAGTGAACACCTGGGTAAGTAAAACCTGTAAGATAATGCATGCTTTTTTAGCTGATTCGGCTTCCCTTGCCATATGCTTGATCATCAGCAAGGGTAAATTCAACAACCTATTTTGATCCAGCACCTCCATTACTGCCAGATCCAAATATGTACCTTGTGTCTTTGCTCAGACCTAGGTAAAATGCACTTGTTCATAAACTCAAATAACAACTTGTCGACCAGGTTTATTTCCCCTTGCACACTTTATTGGGCTTCTGAGTTTTTCTTCCCTGAATGTACTtggtgtattgggaaaaattaagtttatatatggaattcATTAAAAGATGACACATCATGACATATGGACCAGTTAAAGAAGAACAAATGATGAAGAGTAATCAAAGAGGCACGAGCTTCAACAGGAACGGGCAGTCACTCAGATAAAAGGCAAGGAAGACAGGTGCTCGAACCTCTTTATGACGGAAGAGAATGAATCTGATAGAAAATAAGGAATAGATACAAACTATTGGGCATTAAATACAGAAATGTTAAGGAATCTATATTGAATCAAATATGATTGCTGATTGTAGCGTTACATTAAATATcattaaatgccattaattgACAATAATGGCTCAATTATGGAAGAAACGAAACGTAccacttagaaatagctataaaaggagaagattgatcatttgtaaggacacgaaatatcaccgaaatatactgatttactttgttttcttctgttcATCTGATTATTATCAAAGAcaatttcttttattcattttatatattgattatcagtaacccgagttcttctaaaataaagctttgactgaaattactatttttggttaaacaaattggttccgttatcgggaatctgataatcgttTACTTTCTTAATCAATTCTTTCATCAAAACTTACCATGTCGAATAACAACGACAACAACCAAGATACTCAACATCAGGAGAATGATGCGGGTGATAGGACACCACTTCCCTCACCGCGTGATTCACAACATCAGTCACGAGAAGGAACTCCAGATGGCTCTGAAACAAATAATGAGGTTGCAAACGTACAAGCACTTGATGATG
This sequence is a window from Nicotiana sylvestris chromosome 3, ASM39365v2, whole genome shotgun sequence. Protein-coding genes within it:
- the LOC138887188 gene encoding uncharacterized protein translates to MNDDRMFTKFLSMLIQVQLNIPLVDVLREIPKYAKYIKDIMAHKRRLTEFEIVALTEEYTSRVQNELPQKLKDPGSFTIPVRIGNIDVGRALCDLGASINLMPLSLFKQLDLGAPSPTTVMLQLADRSIAHPEGVIEDVLLQIGKFIFPVDFIILDYEADELVPIILGRPLLATGDAIIKVREGKMILRVDDKEAVFNVYRAIQLPRHYEELSMISVVEANEQIHYPSVYLDDSLEKALMLLDSLGVDEEVEEMMHIPDTACAYLQGTHPFEPLNRPEEPPPKSSIEEAPKFELKPLPPHLQYAYLGDSDTLPIIISFDLSKL